The Longimicrobium sp. genome includes the window ACCCGGCCGCCATCAGCGCGTCGCCCCACTCCGGCGGGGCGAAGAGCGTGGCGCCGCCCAGCAGCATGAAGCTGAGTCCCATCACCGGCACCACCTTCACCGAGAACGAGCCCGCCGCCACGATCCCCACCCCGAAGAGCAGCAGCCACATCCCCGGGAGCAGGTGCGGCATCCCCGCCCGGAAGAGCACCGCCGTGAGCACCGCGCCCGCCACCAGCGGCGGGAACAGGCTCAGCGCGAACTTACGCCCCGGGCCGGAGCGCAGCGGCATCCCCATGGCGCGCGCCTTCATGGCCGTGGTCACCAGCCCGATCAGCCCGGCCACCACGGCCGCCACCGCCCAGGTGGCCAGCCAGTTGTGGGGCGACTCCTGCCGCGAGGCCAGCCACGCCGCCAGGAAGCCGGTGACGCCGATCACCACCTGCCCCCACCCCGAGACGGCGGTGAAGCTCCCCGCGCGCTCCATGGTGTCGCGGATGAAGCGCAGGTTGTCCAGCGCGGCCGCGTGCAGCTCCAGGGGCGGCTCCTCGGGGGGCCTGCGGAAGGGGAGGATCTTCGCCATGGCTCGATACGATGCGCTGCTGGTGCCCGCGTGTCAAGTGCTTTACACAGTAAAGCAGGTTTCGTGCCTGCCCGGTGCGCCGCCGAGAGCGTCCTTTCGGCCCGTCCTTGGACGTTCCCGGTCGGCGACATAATATGTCCCCTTGTGCTTCACCGCTCACGCTCCGCGACTCATCCCCTCGTTCGATCCCGGAGGAGATCATGCGCCGATGGCACCCGCTGGCCGCGTCTCTGGCGGCGCTGGCCCTCACCGCCGCGCTCTCCGCGCCCGGCGCCGCCCGGCGGCAGTCGTGCGACCGCTCGCAGGTCTTCCGTCGCGACATGCTGGACAACTTCCGGACGCCGGGGGCCCGCACCCAGCCGAGCTCCGAGCTCCGGGCCTACCTGGCAGGCATCAAGACGGGGTCCCGGGAGAACCAGGGCTACGACAACGGCGCCGCCGGCACGGGCTTCGGCGACTCGTTCACGCTCGGCGCCGAACCGGTCTGCTCGGTCCTGGTGGAGATCGCCGTCCGCAAGGCGCCGCAGGGCCTCGCCGGCACCGGCTGGAGCGGCGACGAGGTCCGGGTGGGCCGCGCTCCCTTCGCCGCGGAAGGGCAGATCCTGTACCGGGACAGCCTCTGGGCGGGCCCGAACGCCGAGCGCTCCGCGCGGACGCTGCACATCCCGCTCGCGTCCGACTCGCTGGCACTGGCGGGCGTGAACGCCTTCCTGGAGGCGCACGGCGGGGTGCTCGACGTGGCGGTGGGAGGCCACAGCAACGTGGATTACGTCGCCGTCTACGTCACGCGCAGGCTGCCGGCCGAGCCTCGCCCGTAGGCCGTCCGCCGCCGCCCGTCAGCGCCGCATGCCGGCCGACACCAGCACGCCCGACGACGGGCTGAAGTCCGTGTACCCGGCCACGAGCTCCGCGCGGACGAACCAGCGTCCCGTCGTGCGGAAGCCCAGCCGTACCTCGCCCAGCGACTCGTTGCCGCGGATCTCCTCGTGCGCCGTCCCCACCTGCTGGCCGAGGACGGCGAGCGAGGGGACCACCGGCCCGGCGTCCAGCTCCGCGCACAGGGCGTAGACCAGCAGGTCGTCCTGCTCGAACTCCGGGTCGCGCGTCCCGAAGATCCCCACCCCCGCCTCCGCCGCCAGCGACGCCCTCCCCCGCGCCGCCCGCGCGCCCACGGTGGCGAAGAAGTCGGTGGCGTCGCGGTCCAGCCCCACCCGGTTGTCCGTGGTCGGCAGCCGCGCCCCGAAGCGCAGGATCGCGGCGACCGGCGCTCCCTCCCCGGTCAGCCGCACCGCCGTCGCCACGCGGTAGTCCCCCGAGTCGCTTCGGTCGCCGTCGTCCGCCGGCTGCACGAACGGCTCCGGGGGCGCGAAGCTCCGCTCCTCGTCGAAGAAGCGCCGCACCGTCCCGCCCGCTTCCAGGACCACGCGCCCCGTCCGCCAGAACGCGCGGAAGCTCCCCGCCTCCACCAGCGTCCCCTCCGTCCCCGCCAGCGACGCCCGTTGCCCGCGCAGCCACCCCCCGCCGGCCTCTACCTGCACGCTCCTTCCCGCCTCCAGCATCCCCCATTCGAACGGCTCCAGCGGTCGGAGCTGCGCGGCGAGTGGAAGCGCCGTGAGTGAAAAGATCGGAGCAAGAAGAAGCAGGCGTAACGAACGGAACCGAAGAGCGCGAGGCGAGATCAAGCGCCCTCCGTCGAAAGTTGTTGCTCAATCGTTATAAACAGCCGCTCGCAGTGAGACGCCCGGTCGCGCACCTTGCCTGGGTCCAGCCGCTCAAGGATTTGTGGGGCGTGCCGGATCTTGTCGTATTTCCCTTTCTGTGTTCTGCGCGTCGCATTCTCAAGCGATGGAGCTAAGTCTACCTTGGGAATTTCTTCTACCTTTTCACGTCCCGGGAGCGCACCGGCCTGGAACCCTTGGCCGTAGTACTTTCGGAGCGCATCGATATCCGCCAGGAACCAGGCCTCCATGGCCTGGGTCATTAGATGGCACTGTTCGTCAGCCACTGCTGATAGATCCCATGCATCGCCTTTTGGCGCGGAGAGATGCTCCCGAGGTGTCTTGATGACGGGCCACTCCGCGTCTACAAGCAGGATGTTCAGTGCTTTCGGGTGGGTACGCAGGGCGAATTGGAAAGCGTCATACGTGCTGGATCGCGAGCCGCACAGCACGATTTCCCATCGGCATTTGCGGCGCCTGGCGTTCTCTTCGAGTCCCGCTAAGAAACCACGAAATCCTCTTCGTAGCTCTGGGGCACCTTCGATGTAGAGGCGGATCTCCCTCACCACCGCGTTCCCCCGATCTCGCCCATCCGCCAGAGCTCACCCAAGGAGTATCGGTTTAGCCATTCAACCAATGCGTCACGATCGAGCCGCCGTAGTTGGGTGCCGTCGCTGCTCGGTTCGCAGACGACAATTGCTTCCGGAGCGTCCGCCAGTGCCGAAACTAGAGCCTCGGAGTGGGTGGTGACGACGAGTTGCGTACGTTTGGATGCCTCCCGGAGCAACTCCGCGATCGTGGGAAGAATATCCGGATGCAACCCGAGCTCCGGCTCCTCAAAGCAGACGAGCGGCGGCGGAGATGGATGCAGCAGAATCGTCAGAAGGCTCAGGTATCGCAGCGTGCCGTCCGAAAGCCGAGATGCGGGGACAAAATCGTCCCGTCCTTCGTCAATGTAGAGTTCCACCGTCCCACCCTGAATTCTCGTCCGTACCCGCTGTGCCGACTGGTAGAAGACGCGGAGGTACTCGATCAACCTTTCTTCCGTCTGGGACCGTTGCATCAGTTCGTGCAGCACAAGCACAAGATTGCTTGCATCCGGTAGAAGGAAATCGGTTGGGAGATCTGCCGGTTGGGGAGCCCGCACCCGGGCACGACGCCCAAACGTCCACTCTTGGATTACCGAGATCTCGTCAAAGCGCTCTGCAAGATAGGTCAGTTCAGGATATAGCTCTGGATCTTTGCGCTGTGAAAGGATGGATCGATCGGCGGCCAAATCTTTGAGAGGTATCTCGCGCTCGTAAGCATCACTCCATTCATCCCCTCCGGGCGCGCGTCGGTGGATCACGGCCTGTCCATCGCGGAGCGAATAAAAGACCTGCGGCAGCATCCCTTCATCTGTGAATACGAAAGAACGGTTGTAATCGATGGATTCCTCGACCACTCGTGGACGATGGCGGATCTGCGAAAAACCCAGAGCATAACGCAATGGATTGCTGAGACCGGGGTAGTCCACAAGCGCCTCTATTGATGCCACTGCATCAGAACCTCCGCCCTTCCAGATGTATTCCTCGACGCCGCCACCGCTGCGTAGCCAGGCCGGCAGATCCGACGCGGTGGCGCGCAGGACTGACAGCGCCTCAAGCAAGTTGGACTTTCCAGAGGCATTGGGACCAATCAGCACGTTCAGCGGCAGCAGATCGATCGAGGCACCTTCGCTCCCGTACGAGAGGAAGTTACGCAAGGTCAATCGCTGGATCAGTCGCTTGCCTTCCATGCTGCAACCGGGTCACAGGGCTGAATCGAGGAGCGGGAGAAATCTCGTTGGAAGATGCTGCGAGCCCGTGCACCTGGCAATTACATATTGCGTGCGGGGTTCTCCTGCCGCACCCACCGCTCCAGGTTCGGCAGCACCGAGCAGGCGCGCGTGAGCACCTCGTCGGGGTAGCCGAGGGCGCGCTTGATGGCGACGTCGCGCTGCAGCGGGTTCTTCTCGCTCTCCAGCGAGCGCACCCGCCGCGCCCCCAGCTCGCGCACGTAGTAGAAGGAGTTGGTGGGGACGGGGAAGTCGCTGCCGTGCAGCGTGCGCCCCACCAGCAGCGGGTCCCGCGCGAACTTCGGCAGGTGCGGGAAGCGCGACAGGTTGCTGATCCCCGAGTTGTCCACCCACAGCCGCGGGAACTCGCCCATCCACTCCTTGAGCAGCGGCACCTGGTCCTCGTCGCGGGCGTAGAGCACGGGCGCGGCCGTGTGGGCCACGATCACCGTCACCCCCTCGCGCAGCGGGCGCTCCAGCAGGCGCAGGTCCTTGAGCCGCGCGTCCACCTGCGCGAAGGTGTTCTCGCTCCCGCCCGAGTGCACCAGCAGCGGGATCCCCGTCTCCGCCAGCCGCCGGTAGAACCACCCGTGCGCCGGGTCCGCCGGGTCGATGCGCTGCGTGGCCGGGAGCCACTTGATCAGCACCGCCCCGCCCTCCACGCACTCCTCCAGCCGCTCGCGCGCGTCCTTCCGGTGCGGATTGACCGACGGTCCGGGGAGCAGCTCCGGGTGTCGGCGGCAGGCCTCGAAGACGAACGACGGGGGGACGATCATCTGCGAGAGCGCCCGGTCCAGCTCGCCGCGCCCGTCGTACACGCCGTCGAACCCGAGCGCCACCGCGAAGTCCACCTCGCTGGCGCGCACCCGCCGCGCGAGCCCCGCCGCCCACTCCGCGTCGAAGCTGCTCTCCAGCTGCGCGGCCGTCACCCCCAGCATCCAGCGCAGCACCCGGAAGGTGAGCCGCTTGCGGAGCGCGTCCGACGTCCAGCAGCCGGACGCCTCCGTGCCCACCCCCGCCAGGTGCGCGTGCACGTCGATCCGCGCCGGCCGGCGGATCCCCCCCGTCACGCCGGCACCGCCCGGCGCGCCGCCATCCACCCCGCCGCCGCCTCCACCGCCTCCGACGCCAGCAGCGTGCTCCAGTGCGACCCCCCCGCGATCCGCAGCAGCTCCGCGTGGGGGAGCCGCGCCGCCAGCCGCTCGCCCTGCGCCAGGGGCACCAGCCGGTCGCGCGTGCCGTAGACCAGCAGCACCGGCGCGCGCACCTCCGGCGCCCGGCGCTCCAGGTCCAGCCGCGCCAGCAGCGACTGCACGGCGGCCACGTAGCCGAACGGGCCCCCCGCCGGCCCCGTGCGCCGGAACGGGTAGGCGCCCCGCCTCACCGGGCCGAAGGCGGGGACCAGCCCCCACAGCCCGTAGTGCTCGCGCTGCGCCAGCGTCGCCGGCCGCAGGAAGTTGCGCAGCTCCGCCAGCGCGGCCCCCGTGTCGATGGTGAGGAAGGTCGGCGCGGAGACCACGACGGCGCCGGACGCGTGGGGGACGGCGCCCGCGGCCAGCGCGTGCAGCACCAGCGACCCGCCGAAGCTGTGCCCCTGCAGGAGGAGGGGAAGCTCCGGCCGCCCCCGCTCCGCCTCGGCCACCGCGGCGGGGAGCGCCGTCTCCACGGCGGGGACGGAGAAGGTCGTGGTGCTCGCGGTGCCGTGGCCGTCCACGTCGAAGGCGAAGACCTCGAAGCCCTGGCGGAGGAGCGCCTTGAAGAGCGCGACCTGCGGGAAGAGCGCGTCGTTCCCCGCCCCGTGCGCTGCGACGACGCGGCCGCGCGGGTCGGGCGGGACCAGGCGGAAGCCCGAGACCTCGCCGCCCGCCTCGGGGCGCGCGTAGCGGACCGTCTCCAGCCGCGCCCCGGCCGCCGCCAGCCAGCGCTCCAGCCGTCGCGCGAGAGCCGTCATCGCCCCCCGGGCGCGGCGGCGGCCTGGTCGCGGTCGCCCGACATCCACCCGCGCTGCTCGGCGTCCGCGGGGGCGCCGCTGCCCATCGCCTCCGCCTCCACCGCGTCGCGCCGGCTGGCGTGCTCCTGCCGCGGCGCGCCGATCGGCAGCCCCGGCGGCGCCAGGTCGGGGCCCACCTCGCCGGTGATCAGGCGGGCGCCGCGCTGCCAGGTGAGGTAGCTCCACGCCCACTGGATCATCACCACCAGGCGGTTGCGGAAGCCGATCAGGAAGAAGATGTGGATGAAGAGCCAGGCCAGCCACGCGATGAACCCGCTGAACCGCACCCCCGCCGACTCCACGATCGCGGCGCTGCGGCCGATCGTCGCCATGCTCCCCTTGTCGCGGTAGCGGAAGGGGCGCCGCCGCCGGCCCACGATCGTGGCGACGATGTTCTTCGCCGCGTGGGCGCCCTGCTGGTTGGCGACGGGTGCCACCCCGGGGAGCGGCTTCCCCTTCTCGTCGCCGAGCAGCGCCAGGTCGCCGATCACGAAGATCTCCGGGTGCCCGGGGATGGAGAGGTCGGGCTCCACCTTCACGCGGCCCACGCGGTCCGTCTCCACCCCCAGCTTCTTCCCCAGCGGCGACGCGGTCACCCCGGCCGCCCAGACGACGTTGCGCGTGCGGAGGCACTCGTCGCCGATCATCACCCCCTCCGCGGCGATGCCGGTGACCACCGCGCCGGTGCGCACCTCCACCCCGATCTCCTCCAGCGCGCGCTTCGCGTAGGCCGAGAGCTCCTCGTGGTAGGCGGGGAGGATGCGGGGGCCGCCCTCCACCAGCACGATGCGCGAGGCGCCGGGGTCGATGTGGCGGAAGTCGCGCGTCATGGAGTGGCGGGCGATCTCGGCCATGGCGCCGGCCATCTCCACCCCCGTGGGCCCGGCGCCCACCACCACGAAGGTGAGCAGCGCGCGCCGCTCGGCGGGGTCCTCCTCCTGCTCGGCGGCCTCGAAGGCCAGCAGGAAGCGGCGGCGGATCTCGGTGGCGTCCTCGAGCGTCTTGAGCCCCGGCGCCAGCGGCTCCCACTCGGGGTGGCCGAAGTAGGCGTGCGTGGCCCCGGTGGCGATCACCAGGTAGTCGTAGTCGAGCCGCTTCCCGTCGGCGAACACGACCTGCCGCCGCTCGCGGTCCACGTCGGTCACCTCGGCCATCAGCACCTCGGCGTTGCGCTGCCGGCGCAAGACGTTGCGGATCGGCGCCGAGATGTCGGCGGGGGAGAGGGCGGCGGTGGCCACCTGGTAGAGGAGGGGCTGGAAGACGTGGTGGTTGCGCCGGTCGACCAGCGTGAGCGTCACCGGCGCCCGCCGCAGCGCCCGCGCCGCCGCCAGCCCCCCGAACCCGCCCCCGACGATCACCACGTGGGGAACCCGCAAGATCCTGGTCGCCATCGAGCCTCCCGTTCCCGAGCCGCCGCACCCCGGCGGCTCGTCATCAAGATACCGCCGGGGAGGGAGACACGAAAATGAGGGGGAGGGGAGAGAGGGGCTGTCGGGCGGCTGAAGCCGCGGCAACAACTGCAGGAAGCCTGCTGCGCAGGCTGCGGGGCGAGGTTCCGTTCTCCTGCGCCAAGTTCGACCTGAACGAAGCGAGTACCATCCAACCATATCGCGCCGTCTCGCCGCTCTGGAGCACTCAACGAACGGAAGAATCGCGCGATCGAAGTTGAAGCCTCGCGTAGTTTGCGAGGCTTTCTGCAGTTGTTGCCGCGGCTTCAGCCGCCCGGCAACCCCCGGGACCCCCTCTACACCCCCTCCTGGTGCGACGGCGGCCGCCCGCCCGGCGGGGGGCCGCCGGCCATCCCGCCCGGGAGCGTGCCGCCGCGCAGCTCCGGGCGCGGGGTCTCGCGGCCCGCGCCCAGGCCGTCGCCGCCGCGGGGGGCCAGGGCGCCCTCCAGGCGGGCCACCTTGCCGTTCAGGCGGCCCACCAGGATGCGGGTGGCGCGCAGGTCGTGGTTCGACTCGATCAGCATCAGCGCCAGGTCGGCCGCGCCCCACAGCAGCCCCGCGAACACGATGATGCGCGTGGCCTCCACCAGCAGCGTGGGGATCGCCGAGTTCCCCTCGCGGATC containing:
- a CDS encoding DUF4276 family protein, with protein sequence MREIRLYIEGAPELRRGFRGFLAGLEENARRRKCRWEIVLCGSRSSTYDAFQFALRTHPKALNILLVDAEWPVIKTPREHLSAPKGDAWDLSAVADEQCHLMTQAMEAWFLADIDALRKYYGQGFQAGALPGREKVEEIPKVDLAPSLENATRRTQKGKYDKIRHAPQILERLDPGKVRDRASHCERLFITIEQQLSTEGA
- a CDS encoding AAA family ATPase, encoding MEGKRLIQRLTLRNFLSYGSEGASIDLLPLNVLIGPNASGKSNLLEALSVLRATASDLPAWLRSGGGVEEYIWKGGGSDAVASIEALVDYPGLSNPLRYALGFSQIRHRPRVVEESIDYNRSFVFTDEGMLPQVFYSLRDGQAVIHRRAPGGDEWSDAYEREIPLKDLAADRSILSQRKDPELYPELTYLAERFDEISVIQEWTFGRRARVRAPQPADLPTDFLLPDASNLVLVLHELMQRSQTEERLIEYLRVFYQSAQRVRTRIQGGTVELYIDEGRDDFVPASRLSDGTLRYLSLLTILLHPSPPPLVCFEEPELGLHPDILPTIAELLREASKRTQLVVTTHSEALVSALADAPEAIVVCEPSSDGTQLRRLDRDALVEWLNRYSLGELWRMGEIGGTRW
- a CDS encoding amidohydrolase family protein, which codes for MTGGIRRPARIDVHAHLAGVGTEASGCWTSDALRKRLTFRVLRWMLGVTAAQLESSFDAEWAAGLARRVRASEVDFAVALGFDGVYDGRGELDRALSQMIVPPSFVFEACRRHPELLPGPSVNPHRKDARERLEECVEGGAVLIKWLPATQRIDPADPAHGWFYRRLAETGIPLLVHSGGSENTFAQVDARLKDLRLLERPLREGVTVIVAHTAAPVLYARDEDQVPLLKEWMGEFPRLWVDNSGISNLSRFPHLPKFARDPLLVGRTLHGSDFPVPTNSFYYVRELGARRVRSLESEKNPLQRDVAIKRALGYPDEVLTRACSVLPNLERWVRQENPARNM
- a CDS encoding alpha/beta fold hydrolase, translated to MTALARRLERWLAAAGARLETVRYARPEAGGEVSGFRLVPPDPRGRVVAAHGAGNDALFPQVALFKALLRQGFEVFAFDVDGHGTASTTTFSVPAVETALPAAVAEAERGRPELPLLLQGHSFGGSLVLHALAAGAVPHASGAVVVSAPTFLTIDTGAALAELRNFLRPATLAQREHYGLWGLVPAFGPVRRGAYPFRRTGPAGGPFGYVAAVQSLLARLDLERRAPEVRAPVLLVYGTRDRLVPLAQGERLAARLPHAELLRIAGGSHWSTLLASEAVEAAAGWMAARRAVPA
- a CDS encoding NAD(P)/FAD-dependent oxidoreductase; its protein translation is MATRILRVPHVVIVGGGFGGLAAARALRRAPVTLTLVDRRNHHVFQPLLYQVATAALSPADISAPIRNVLRRQRNAEVLMAEVTDVDRERRQVVFADGKRLDYDYLVIATGATHAYFGHPEWEPLAPGLKTLEDATEIRRRFLLAFEAAEQEEDPAERRALLTFVVVGAGPTGVEMAGAMAEIARHSMTRDFRHIDPGASRIVLVEGGPRILPAYHEELSAYAKRALEEIGVEVRTGAVVTGIAAEGVMIGDECLRTRNVVWAAGVTASPLGKKLGVETDRVGRVKVEPDLSIPGHPEIFVIGDLALLGDEKGKPLPGVAPVANQQGAHAAKNIVATIVGRRRRPFRYRDKGSMATIGRSAAIVESAGVRFSGFIAWLAWLFIHIFFLIGFRNRLVVMIQWAWSYLTWQRGARLITGEVGPDLAPPGLPIGAPRQEHASRRDAVEAEAMGSGAPADAEQRGWMSGDRDQAAAAPGGR